In a single window of the Orcinus orca chromosome 9, mOrcOrc1.1, whole genome shotgun sequence genome:
- the LOC101289512 gene encoding zinc finger protein 396, with product MSAKLRETSKLLPQTSGDPDCILVMKVEEGGQACNMVSSCHWSSYYSSETYRQQFRQFDYQESPGPWEALSQLRELCCQWLRPEVHSKEQILELLVLEQFLAMLPEELQAWFQENRPESGEEAVVMLEELEEEHEAVAEQVFLGQNEDMLAKKLPTCEITQETTRSQLKPTKKQLQWASKELHTLRQNDRDTGTINVKSASRRKTSSGKELHYKVSNTLQMNASQSFTFRGTCEQDRKFERRQGNRPRKKQHKCDECGKVFSQSSALNLLQRIHSREKPYTCDVCANTFSRSAILIQHRRIHTDSKYENRIEETQKNMYLKT from the exons ATGTCTGCAAAATTGAGAGAGACATCAAAACTCCTTCCACAAACTTCAGGGGACCCTGACTGCATTCTGGTAATGAAGGTGGAAGAGGGAGGGCAGGCCTGTAATATGGTCTCCAGCTGCCACTGGAGCAGCTACTACAGCTCAGAGACCTACCGCCAGCAGTTCAGGCAGTTTGACTACCAGGAGTCACCTGGGCCCTGGGAGGCTCTGAGCCAGCTCCGCGAGCTGTGCTGTCAGTGGCTGAGGCCAGAGGTGCACAGCAAGGAGCAGATCCTGGAGCTGCTGGTGCTGGAGCAGTTCCTGGCCATGTTGCCTGAGGAGCTGCAGGCCTGGTTTCAAGAGAACCGACCAGAGAGTGGAGAGGAAGCCGTGGTGATGCTGGAGGAGCTGGAGGAAGAGCATGAGGCGGTGGCTGAACAGGTCTTTCTTGGACAAAATGAGGACATGCTTGCAAAGAAGCTACCAACTTGTGAAATCACTCAGGAGACAACACGTAGCCAGCTTAAGCCCACAAAAAAGCAACTGCAGTGGGCATCGAAGGAGCTTCACACCTTAAGACAAAATGATAGAGACACCGGAACTATAAATGTGAAATCAGCTTCAAGGCGAAAGACTTCTTCAGGCAAAGAACTGCATTACAAAGTTTCTAACACTCTTCAAATGAATGCTTCCCAGAGTTTCACATTTAGAGGAACctgtgaacaagatagaaagtttGAAAGAAGACAGGGAAACCGTCCTCGAAAAAAACAACACAAGTGTGATGAATGTGGGAAAGTCTTTAGTCAGAGCTCAGCCCTTAATCTACTTCAGAGGATCCACAGTAGAGAGAAACCTTATACATGTGACGTGTGTGCAAATACTTTCAGCCGAAGTGCAATCCTGATTCAACATCGAAGAatccaca caGATTCAAAATATGAGAATAGGATTGAGGAGACCCAAAAGAATATGTACCTCAAGACCTAA